The Lathyrus oleraceus cultivar Zhongwan6 chromosome 5, CAAS_Psat_ZW6_1.0, whole genome shotgun sequence genome includes the window cctaagtgaagttaaagttccagaaggcTACTCatcagatattagaagacttgtgtctatgaaagacctcaagttaaagagtttaaagacgcatgattgccatgttataatggaacattttctaccgataaGTATACATTCTATTctgccagaaaaagtaagaagcgcaataactaaattgtgttttttcttcaagtcaatttgcagtaagatgatcgatcctgcgatcttaccaacATTGCAAAAAGAAATAGTTGTTACTTTGTGTGAtcttgaaatgtattttcctcccTCGTTTTTTGACATAATGGTCCATCTAGTCGTTCATCTTGTGAAAGACACACAATTGTGcggaccagcttatatgagatggatgtaccctgctgaacgttatatgaaaatattaaaagggtatgtgaaaaaccgaagtcgaccagagggttgtattgccgaacgatacattgttgaagaagcggTTGAGTTTTGTACAGAATATTTGTCAAATGTTCAATCAATTGGACTCCCCAAATCTCATATTGTTGAAAAAAAAGAAGGTAAACAGCTAATTGGAAATAAAGTTGTGacagtatcaagggtcgaacgagatcaagtgcatttgtatgttctgcacaatgagattgaggttgagccgtatgttgaaatgcacaagggTGTTCTTCGAGGTTTAAATCCGAATAGAAATGAgaattggatagtacgagagcacaatcgaaGTTTCATACCATGGTTTAAGGAacatatttattcaaagtatcgttcagatcccgcttcaataacagaaaggttgagatgtttagcatatggtccaagtttggttgtgttttcttatagcgcatacgcaattaatggatacacattttataccaaagaacaagatgataaaagtactatgcaaaatagtggtgtcaccttggtagctgaagcaatgcacatatcaagtgtgaaggacttaaacccgAAATTTGCAAATCTGTCATATTTTGGGGTTATCGAGCGCATTTtggtgtttgattatgagaagtttcagattcctatatttggttgcaagtgggttgaaaataataatgGCATACGAgtggataagtcaggatttttgcaagttgatcttaaTAGGGTGGGTTACACAGATGAGCCTTTcattctagcctctcaagctaaACAAGTATTCTATGTCACTGATCCGAcaagtacgaaatggtctatagtgcttttatctaacaaagtaattgatgaaagaattggagatcaaggtgatattgatgttgagattgaatctTTTACCATAAATGATCAAAATGAGAATGAATCATgtattagaaatgatcataatgagggtatttggatcaatccaaccgtccgcGTTGTTAAAAGAAAAGTAGAACATATTCCtaccaagaaaagaaagagacGTTACTGAAAAAGGTAATAGTATAATTATAGCCTATGTCATTCAAGAAAATTTAATTATAGCCTATGTCATTTTAtattattcaatatatatatGGATTATTGATTATggatttttatatttttcatttcatttttatattttttctttattacaggttAAATGGCTAGTGATCAAGAAAACTCACAAGATGCAAATGCTCCTGATGATACTTCAGAAAAAGAAATTACACGAGGCATCACTATTATGAAGAGTATCATTCGTGATAGAGATAAAGCAGTAACATATAATGTAAATTGGAATGCTGATAACCAACTAATTGGGTCTAATGCTGCAAAGTTGGCAAGCTACATTGGTACACTTGTTCGTATGCACATTCCAATCACTGCTACAAGATGGAGTAATAAAGAGTTGGGTAGCGCTAAAGATAAGATTTGGACTGAGATACTGGTACAATATATGATTGTTTATATTTTCTTTATATTGACGATAATGTGTTTAAATTACTTATACTAACACACTCTATTCCAATATTTTTTCGTAGAGGTCTTTTAACATTGAAGATACAACTATCCGAAAAAAGTATATActtcaattggccggaaaaagacaCAGAGGGTGGAGAACGTTTTTAACAAACAAGTATCTTAAAGACAAAGAAAAAAATTTTGTTGAATATGATCCGGAATATCCAGTGAAGTATGCGATCTTCATTACAGAAGAAGAATGGGTTGCTTTTGTAGCCCAAAGAAGAGACGAAAATTTCAAGAAAGTGAGTGCCACAAATCGCGAGAGAGCGTCAAATCCCACGTATGCATACAAAAAAGGTCGTTTGGGATATGCACGCTTAGAGGAAAAAATTGTAAGTATACAAAAATGCTACGATCTTATTAATTGTCTCAatgtgttataattgattatCTTATTATTTGTGTCAATGCGTAGTTAGACGAGAcgaaaagtgacgcaacatcaCTTCCGCCACATGTTTTGTGGAAAGAAGCTCGTGTGGGAAAGGATGGAACTGTTAGGGATGACGTTCAACATATTTATGATGAATGTGTAAGTAGAACATTGTGTCtttaattaaatcaaaagtttaataatatataattaatttttttatctCCACTAATAATTTCCGATATGTAAATGAATTTCAGGAGACCCTATCTCAATCGATAAGCACAGCTGAGGACCAGGAGAACAGGAGCGTACTTAGTAGAGcactaaatgttcctgagtatcCCGGTCGGGTGAGGGGTAAAGGGCATGGTTGTACTCCAACTTCCTTGTATAAGAATCCAAGGAGAAGAAATCCTagcaatcaagaagtgatggAGACGTTGCAGGCATTACAAGCGCAAGTTCTTCAATTGCAAAAGGATAATGAGAGATATAGGTGTATGGAAAAGTGCAGTTCACAGTTGAAAGAAACTAGTGAGAAAGCCAGTATCAATTGTCAAAAtaaatttcccgaggtaattatatatgttattttgaaattaaaatagcacatttatgttaattgaaatatatacacattaaaagtaacatatttattattggtttagggcatttcatCTTGTCAGCTATACTTATCGTCACCGACTTATCGCctagttggcaagggaaaagtgcacaacacttcgggaGATTTACTTCACCATAGACCGCTCCCGGATGGACACCTTAAAGTATCGGTTGATGTTGTATTAGATAAGGATGCGTTGCTACCGATACCTGACATTGTTTCAGAGACAACATTGCTGCGAGATGCAATAGGATCATTTGTTGCATGGCCCTTGGATCTCATTTTCATTGATGATGAGGTATGTTGAATTCAAAAACCACTATGAATCTTTTAGTATTCAAATGTCAATTCTGAACCGTTaagttaattttttttacatGGTAATTTTAGACGCCTACAAAACCCGCATCTAAGGATAAAGGGATTTTGCGGCACAACGAgtctgttgcatcacaaaaagaGGTATATTGAAAGTGTTAATTATATGATCCGAATCAAAAAATGCATGATTTTATAATTTAACTATGTTATATGATTTATAGGTATTTGCTCAAGGGTCACAACAACTGAGCCAGAAAATTGGTAGTCGACAGAAAAACAAAAGGGATCTTCCAGTGACTTCTTTGCCAAAAAAAGGTGCTTTTGTGCCTCGATACCAGATATCTCTTGAAACACTTGTTGACTCATCAGATATGGCAACAGCTGGTGCTATTCGCTTACTGGATATGGAGGAAGATATCTTTGGTTATTCATGCACTGAAACAATCGGAAAAGAAGATCTGGAACATATTTTTCGGCATCAAGAATTAGGCGTCGGTGTTATACACACATACATCCGGTAATCCGATCtatatattatttaattacttgaacaatttatttacacatttcaataaaaatagtctaatgtttattatgtttttattgaAGGTTCTTGTATGACAATTTCATGCGCGGGAATGATCAATTGTCAAACAGATTCCGTTTCGTGTCTTCCTCCCTGGTCAACAAAGCATTAATTTGTAGGGAACCGGATTCATGTAGAGAGTACTTAGTCAAGAGATTCATGGCCAGCAGTACAAACAACTTGTATCTTTGCCCGTATAATTCAGGGTTAGATTTTAATTCTAAGTTTATTCTAATCTTTAATTGTTTCTTTTACGTAAAAAATTTCCAtataaacttttgttttaatttatagGTGTCACTGGTTGTTGCTTGCTATTGATCCTTTAAAAGAAGTGGTATATTTTCTGAATTCGATAGATGGTGAATGGACAAATTATCCGGATATGAAGCAATTAGTTGATACGTAAGTGAGACTGTTCTAAATATTCGTGTATATTTATGTGAGATTGTTCtaaatatatgtttttattttgttagatCAATAAAAGTGTTCCGATCTCAAAGACAAGCTCGAGTACCACGTACTAAATCCAGCAACATTACGTGGATAAAAGTGCAGGTACTTTAATTTTCACaattttgcttataatagtgatgctacttgataagaaaagataactatacattcttatttatttttctatgtaGTGTCCTCTACAGCGCAACGGTATCGATTACGGATACTTTGTAATGAGGTTTATGAGGGAAATCATTAATATGAATCAAATAGAGATTCCAATCACGGTATGGATTTATAACTTAGgatttgttttaatatttatcgaatatttcatattatttattacttttaactaaatcatgcatattatgttttgttatgtagtactttgatgaatacaagtgtgctcattacacgagactgcagttggaacaaatcaaggaggaattgtgtcaatattttattaagaaaagattaattagtatataatggtttcaaaataacatgaatactttgatgaagaatggtttctggttggcaagtgtatagttctttatatttttaacagattagttatgactccaaataggccgtataacatattagttttgacttgtgtatagttctttataattttagtgatatctttaatttcatggatagattaatgtgttcattcttgtgttggtttgctttaaaaaattacaaatgcttgaattatgactccaaatgtgttcagtgcctatctatccttgtgttggtttgcttgaattatgactccaaatgtgttcattcttgtgttggtttgcttgtgttggtttaaaaaattacaaatgcttgaattatgactccaaatgcttgaattagagaggcttgatttacaggtttatgggattattcccaaaaaatattacaggttgaaatggtaggcttaaactgaaggcagcgttttgttattttactagaggaaaagacagcgctttttagtaaaaagcgctgctaaaggttgtcaatagagagcgctttttactaaaaagcgctgctaaaggttgtcaatagagagcgctttttagtaaaaagcgctgctataggttgtcaatagagagcgctttttactaaaaagcgctgctataggttgtcaatagagagcgctttttagtaaaaagcgctgctataggtggtatatagacaacctttaagagcgctttttactcaaaagcgctgctaaaggttgtcaatagagagcgctttttagtaaaaagcgctcttaaaggttgtctatataccacctttagcggcgctttttactaaaaagcgctctctattgacaacctttagcagcgctttttagtaaacaaaaagcgctgctaaaacctatagcagcgccacctacggcagcgcttttaagcgcttttaaaggccaaaaaaagcgctctCATAGGTCTTTTTTGGCGTAGTGCATGCTGGTTATACTGAACTTTAAATCgtggaaaatggttgagtattaagagagatatgttgaaatgaagtttgatgttTAGATTTTATCTTGCTCGTTTCCTCCATTTTTGTTTGATTTAAGATTAATGAATGTTGGAATGTTGATGTACGTTGTTTGCTGATTTGATTGGTGTGCTCATTTTCCAAATCCGGGACAAAAGTTCATCACGattgatgaacacgatgaacagtagcaaaccctaatttaaaaaaaaaccaGAAACGTGTTTTGGCTGCTGGAGCTTTTGTCTGCATGTATTTTccactgttccattgccatgaAGCGAGTAGCTGAgcgccacctcactaagtgaaacgcggcgtttcacttagttAGTCCcaatattacaaaaatgccactgccggttttatattttaattaaatcatttcttatttcaatatttatttcattttgatcttcaatcttcaaaaattcataagttcctcaataattgtccaaatttgatgggattattttgtgaaatgctcctcatgatctctagtttattatgatgatttttccagaatttttgcacgtgtggatttttaaatgtgctagggtttgttcatgtgtatccattttgtgtatgccatgccattttgcttgtgaaatgatgatacttaatccaatgcctctgaaattttttgtgctcaaactagacatgttcatggtgattttggtgtagagtttgtgaatttatcattgctggttgatgagatatgattttttgaatagaggtgtgacaatttgtgtcacaccattcatgtccaacttcatgattttaattaccatgcttattgaactcaaaatggtctagatttttgcatgaatatacttGTGGATattgagaatacatgtgaattttttCTAGAATTATTGttggcatttcctatttgattggaattttctcccctgtttggtcatttgttgattttttctgacacatgtttgtatttgatttgtgaaattctaatgcttaattggatggacttgaaatttgacatgtgaattgtagacatcttaaagtttgtcatggttttaatcccattcatttatcatgtgttgtcactaTTTGActtggtgcatgttttgatgctttgtatgagtttgcttgaacttgctttgactttctgattttcattgacctacttcctttgatccaaatgagctgaaatttggtatgcttatcatgttatggttgatgtttgatcatgaattatttgagaatttattgaaatatttgtgattgggtttgacttgaatctttctgttgacttctttgaggttctatatgacatgttttgacctaatttgtttgtgaaatgataatgatgaatgatatgaatgtgaaaccacttgggtttgtttcttaattgtttgaatttgattttggatagctttcacttgctgttttggattttttatctccttttgaccctaggcttgtcctagtggtcttgttgcccatgtttgagtttggtttttcaggttaagaagcaaatgccttaaggagacttatgcaagttgattaagtttgattgattatcatgaactaacttgtttgttttgtaggattctTAGCTCATAttgctttgagctttgtgcattgcacatttgactgattgtgttgacccttatcttatattggttttgaatttgagttgtatactgattttacttgattgatttcaggtaccattagttgctcagttcttttaagaacttgctttgctttgcttgatagcattttcattgaggtagaatcctttttcttcatgtagtctggaagacctggcctgttacttggccaggcaactgtctgaagtcctccttaagaggtgATGTTTGTGcgtgtttacttttgtcccaagcaggaaaattcctcatttgaggcaattggtagacaaaagagatatgtagcctatctcctactattctgtgagtcactcaccttgctcacaccacatgtgttgatgcatagtgagtaaaaacccaagatctatcgagtctaatctgtggagagagttcctactttctgaactcccacaccttctgatattcaaatgctctccctgaccagggataagagcatgaggcacacccctcatatcctttcatctgcttcaccttggctctcaatgtcaaggttaagagcaccattaaccctattccagttggcttcaatgcctaacccttttgtatgagccttattgcttggttatagtgtgtgctgaatgacttcatttgattgattgcttatttcatatgcacatgtttgcttgtatgatttatgcatctaccatcattaattgctcattagtgcatgatcatttcatttgtctttgtgacatatctttgttgtttgcccattgaggacaattgtaagaccattcattggcattgttcctatgatatggaagtgagtataagaccatttcattggccactcattttctctttgcttgatgcatttgtttgatttatgtgaggatgcaattgtaagtccatgtaatttggcatttggtttcccatgatcatatgttggaggttagagtaagcccagatagattggcatctgacatccaagtgtttgctttgtttttgttggagattggtataagcccagatagattggcatccggtatccactttttatttctttgttgaggagatcggtataagtccatagagtggcctctgatatccagttttgttttaggagattggtataagtccagtgattggcatccggtatccgcttttgttgactttctttcttttgctttgcttatttgttattgctcattgtctattccaaaggacacacttgagtcatcttctatatgatttcaagaggtgaaccttctaggaagttttacactccatcttcatccattcatccatttggtcctaaaccttttcacacattgctttcaaaacttgagataaatattgtgcaaacatcttcatgcttttaaattaaaatcCTGGACCCCAAGcccttgacttttttcaaactccattttcataatacttcttttgaatcaatcttaatcatactttgaccctccttttgtgaataattataatcaattaacttcacccattcaattgttttgtggctttgtccattcttgctaagttttcatacattagccataggtttggtttatcctagttggttgatgttaatctcacctatttgtccttagttgattgaattgtaagtcttccttgcttattatagggttaacccctcactagcaagttgaagcttttctcacatggtggacttgttgttttcataaggttgagttttctcccgtggataacgtaagaccttagggcttgtgtttaaaattgaatccactaacttttggaaatcttttagccgaactacggcgttttgatccttacctttgatggaaggtacgtaggcaacgggttcatccgttcgaacacaaaataataaaaattgtatattcttttctcatcatcccattcatgtttgcacaataatatttcaaaacaaataacaattttatacaacaagtgtgaaaagggctccctaggagtacctaggacgttttgggtgcctaacaccttcccattgcgtaatttaccccttacccagactctctgatcttttaattagttttctacgcgtaaaacttcttaggcttttgttcgctttttagccagtcctttggataaataaaagtgcggtggcgactcgattcattgtatgctttgcttatggtttaatcaataaatcatatagcgacgaatacaccgctacagaaaagtggcgactctgctggggagaaatccctggttgtattgcctacttttcacccttgttgtgtgatatattgttatttgttatatgacatatttttgtaccatttgggataactgtattgattgtaatgtttgaattgcttgatatacaattgttgtttgctttggtgatctgtgagatgagttttatacccgaactcgagtgcactctatgataggagaatggcatagtcttgtcgactggtgtggagtattccttagccagttgacttgcgagtctattcacttggtggaggtcatgttggattaataatgtcacacaagttatttgtggttaggcattattctttcaatcatgtgccgcagaagccaaggaccgtagtttaccaagcccatcttggcctattttttttaggacgtagtgcggaggtcgttcagatgtaagttctgatgcgattgttacgcgatactacactcataagagtttctcttgagaatattcttggaatacgagtattcgttcctccgataatattcgaaagatggaacgatgattatgggaacc containing:
- the LOC127078788 gene encoding uncharacterized protein LOC127078788, translated to MKSIIRDRDKAVTYNVNWNADNQLIGSNAAKLASYIGTLVRMHIPITATRWSNKELGSAKDKIWTEILRSFNIEDTTIRKKYILQLAGKRHRGWRTFLTNKYLKDKEKNFVEYDPEYPVKYAIFITEEEWVAFVAQRRDENFKKVSATNRERASNPTYAYKKGRLGYARLEEKILDETKSDATSLPPHVLWKEARVGKDGTVRDDVQHIYDECETLSQSISTAEDQENRSVLSRALNVPEYPGRVRGKGHGCTPTSLYKNPRRRNPSNQEVMETLQALQAQVLQLQKDNERYRCMEKCSSQLKETSEKASINCQNKFPEGISSCQLYLSSPTYRLVGKGKVHNTSGDLLHHRPLPDGHLKVSVDVVLDKDALLPIPDIVSETTLLRDAIGSFVAWPLDLIFIDDETPTKPASKDKGILRHNESVASQKEVFAQGSQQLSQKIGSRQKNKRDLPVTSLPKKGAFVPRYQISLETLVDSSDMATAGAIRLLDMEEDIFGYSCTETIGKEDLEHIFRHQELGVGVIHTYIRFLYDNFMRGNDQLSNRFRFVSSSLVNKALICREPDSCREYLVKRFMASSTNNLYLCPYNSGCHWLLLAIDPLKEVVYFLNSIDGEWTNYPDMKQLVDTSIKVFRSQRQARVPRTKSSNITWIKVQCPLQRNGIDYGYFVMRFMREIINMNQIEIPITDS